TTGTTTATGTGGTTTCAAGCACAGATCAGTGGTTTTATTTTATAGACTAGGCACTGTTACTCATCTGAGCCTTATTTGTTTTACCCCCTCAGGCACTTCGACAAGGAGAAGTCTGGCCGTCTGAACCACCAAGAGTTCAAGTCGTGCTTACGTTCCCTCGGTTACGACCTTCCCATGGTGGAAGAAGGAGAACCGGATCCGGAGTTTGAATCCATCTTGGACACCGTGGATCCCAACAGGTGGGCATTCCACACACCTCATAACTGACTGAACTGTCATTCAAAGTTTCAAATGATGTGAACGTGTATAGCAATTTCTTGATAGTTTAATAcgagagtgtatctgtgtgtttgcagagaTGGCAACGTGTCCTTGCAGGAGTACATGGCCTTCATGATCAGTCGCGAGACAGAGAACGTCAAGTCCAGCGAAGAGATCGAAAGCGCCTTCCGTGCTCTCAGCGCAGAAAACAAACCTTTCGTCACCAAGGAAGAACTCTACCAGGTACCCACTACAACCCTCATGCCTGCATTTCGCAATATTTGCCGGACATGTGATCGTTTTGCTTGTAAAACTAAAACTGTCCCTCTAACCTTACAGAATCTGACCaaggaacaggcagattactgCATTTCCCACATGAAGCCTTACCTGGACAGCAAGGGCCGAGAACTGCCATCCGCCTTCGACTTCGTGGAATTCACTCGCTCGCTTTTCGTCAATTGATCTCCCCGCCCCCCTGCCTGCCAGTGACCAATCGGGATGTGTTTATGGCACCACGCGCACCAATCAATACAAAGCTGAACTGCATGATTCCAACACTAGAGTTCTCTATAGTACTCAGTATCTGTATCTAGCTTATCTTAAACTATttatctctcacactctttgtGCTTCACTGACAACAATAGTGTAGTGGATCTGTCTGCATTTTCCTTGTGGTTGTTTTTAGCTGTTAAAGTGCTTTGCTTGATTTTAACAAACTATAGAGAGATGGTATGCTGTAACATCACCTGTAAGACTGCAGTGTGCATTAATAAACGCTACTGGTTAGAACTGGTAAAGTTGTACGGCGTGCCTTTTATTTCCTTGTAAAAAACAGATTCCAgatttgtttctttttaaacacacacacatagagatatatagatatatataaaaatattcatAAAAGGACATTATACTTAAGGTCACAAAGGCCTACAAGTCTGGCCACTACATCAAGTGTTCGACTGCTTCcagtaaaaaaagagaaagccaGCATTCCCGATAATGAGTTAACAATAGTGTTTGGGTAAACTAGGCCTAATCGTTTTACACCTGGAATAGTTTAGGGGTGGATAAAAGGGCGTGTGAGTGTTAAGAGTAGGAACGCTGACCAGATAAGAACACAATGGGACACCTCAGTGTCCATCCTCCTGTGTCAACAGGCAGTAGCCCTTAGTGTTCTTGATGGATGTAAATAACAGCGCTGGTTCTTGGGGCTCCCCGGCTCAGTCTGCCACCTCATTGGCTAGCTGCTCCAGCTGGGCTGTCTCTCTGGGCCCCTGCTCTGTCAGGTTGCCACTGAGCTGCCAGATGTTGATGGTGCCATCTCCGTTTCCTGCTGCTAGAAGGTGGGTCTGCCGTGGGTTGAACTCTAGACAGTACACAGGTTTGCCACCAGTCTCCTGGTCAATCGTGGTAGCAGCTCTCAGTGACCGCCGACCCAGGTCAAAAATCTGTACCAAACCTGTCGAAACCAAAAGATACTTTCTATATTatggagaaagaaaaaatattacaaTGACTATTCTTGGATACAAAGGGTGGGTCAAGTGTATTAGAAATGTTGGTGTATGTTTCTCTGAGGAAATGGCCTGCCTCCTTCCATAGATGATCTATGATCACTGGACTGAGACAATTGCATTAGGTTTGGTTTGGAGCTATCAACTGAGCATCAATCAAATTTAACAGCAAATTGGCTCTCATTAAGCCTAATTAAATGGAATTTAGATGGATGGAAATTAGACTGCTGCTCAAACGGAGCTGGAGATATTTAAATGAGCAGAGATTTAGCTGACAAAAAAACTGAGTGGAGAGCATCTTTCCTGTATGGCTTTTTATGTCTCCAGAATGACATACGACAAGTAGTTGTTATTCAATCCATCTGCAGGAATGGTTCAGATCACGGAATCAGTTTCACATATGTGTTTCCTCTGCATTATTTTTCAGCTTGCAGAGAATCTACCAGATTTCAAATTCAGACTGTGGGTTTTCCCACATTTCATCCAAACAAGACTAGCGAGATATCGCCATGGCACATGCATTCACTGCTGCATTAGCGCTGAATCACACTCAATATCATACAATGCCTCCCACCTTGTCCTGTGGCTGCTGCGAAAACAAGTGGGCGTGTTGGAGACCAGCGCACTGCAAACACGTATGATGAGTCACACACCCGCAGAGCCAGCAGGGGCTCAGCCTGGAGCAGGCTGTGGAGGTGGGCCAGGCCATCTGTCCCTCCGCTCACAAACAGGTTCCTaacacccagacagacagagagagagagagagagagagacgagctCAGTCAGTTTTACTCATGATATGAATTTACTTCATACATTCAAAATTAGGGCTAATACGGTGAGCCTAGGAAACATCAGTTACTCAAAGACCAGCTCAAAATACTGGCGGCTCAGAATAACTAAGGATGTGTAAAAAGAATAATGAACTTGAATGTCTCATTATTCACACTCTAAAATAGCAGCAGAATACATGCTGTGAGATATTTGAAGAGATTATGTGTCTTATGAGCCCCTCATATAGAATGGGGGAAAGTTGTACCCAAACATATGAGACAATAATGATATATGTTATGACATCCAAGAAGATTACAGCTGATGGAGGTAGTCACCTGTGAAATGGTGAGCAGTGCAGGGAGTGGACAGGGCCACTGCTGGGCGAGAAACAGAACTGGGCAGGAGCCCGTAGTGTCACACTCTCGCCATCAGGGAGTGCTGCAGACACTGTCTGACTGGAGAAGGCGCATTTGAGGACCAGACCCCCTTCGGAGCCCACCAGGAAGGAGTCCAGGTCCCAAGGAGAGAGGGCGAGGGCTGTGACCCCTATGCTGCTGCCACCTCTTGCCTACAGAGGAGCAGAGTTTGAGACCAGGTGACCCAAGCTGCAGAGTGACACTGCATACTTTGTCCATTTTCCCAAACTGAGTTACACTTAAATGCAATGTAAAATGCAGTAACATCCATGACCAAGTGGGAGATTAACTGCATACAGGACAAAACTATGGCTATAATTTCAAAAACTTTGTGTCACAAGTTGTCACAGTAAACGAAATGCAGCTTTGGGTGTTTGTTATAACCCCTACCTTGCTCAGTGTATTGATCATGGGCACCTGCTGTCGAACCAGGGCATATCCAGAGGCCAGCACCAGCCTGCCCTCCACTCCCTCCACTCGCCACTGCAGGACTCGGCCTCCTGAGCCTGCACTCATCACATCCAGCTCCCCTCTGCGGGAGCCAGGAACCCAGTGCACCTACAAAAGCCCAAAGCAGCAATATGTTATCttgaatctatctatctatctatctatctatctatctatctatctatctatctaaatgaataaatacagaATGAGTTGCATGtaactgtaaatgtaaagtTGACATGGCTGTATTGACAGGGCTGAAGATCCTGGGTTATCAGCCAT
The Alosa alosa isolate M-15738 ecotype Scorff River chromosome 12, AALO_Geno_1.1, whole genome shotgun sequence DNA segment above includes these coding regions:
- the dync2i2 gene encoding WD repeat-containing protein 34 isoform X2, translating into MFTDETLDSVGTESSWRRSLQSVQESRSCQTLPLHTAEAEVQALHVTNNGTQTDAQDCFAEYHETSGDHPGLKEFLDGIEEMVIKELIKNSRSHAFDGFEVNWVDHKETVACIHRLQHPDAQSRGLQVTSLSWSCTGSVIACAFGRVDDGDWNTERCFVCTWNLDRRGLNPKRPDLTIDVASAVMCLSFHPQRPSLIAGGLYSGEVVVWDTSRTQDPILAQTGMSADTHREPVYQVHWVPGSRRGELDVMSAGSGGRVLQWRVEGVEGRLVLASGYALVRQQVPMINTLSKARGGSSIGVTALALSPWDLDSFLVGSEGGLVLKCAFSSQTVSAALPDGESVTLRAPAQFCFSPSSGPVHSLHCSPFHRNLFVSGGTDGLAHLHSLLQAEPLLALRVCDSSYVFAVRWSPTRPLVFAAATGQGLVQIFDLGRRSLRAATTIDQETGGKPVYCLEFNPRQTHLLAAGNGDGTINIWQLSGNLTEQGPRETAQLEQLANEVAD
- the dync2i2 gene encoding WD repeat-containing protein 34 isoform X1, whose translation is MGYHCIMFTDETLDSVGTESSWRRSLQSVQESRSCQTLPLHTAEAEVQALHVTNNGTQTDAQDCFAEYHETSGDHPGLKEFLDGIEEMVIKELIKNSRSHAFDGFEVNWVDHKETVACIHRLQHPDAQSRGLQVTSLSWSCTGSVIACAFGRVDDGDWNTERCFVCTWNLDRRGLNPKRPDLTIDVASAVMCLSFHPQRPSLIAGGLYSGEVVVWDTSRTQDPILAQTGMSADTHREPVYQVHWVPGSRRGELDVMSAGSGGRVLQWRVEGVEGRLVLASGYALVRQQVPMINTLSKARGGSSIGVTALALSPWDLDSFLVGSEGGLVLKCAFSSQTVSAALPDGESVTLRAPAQFCFSPSSGPVHSLHCSPFHRNLFVSGGTDGLAHLHSLLQAEPLLALRVCDSSYVFAVRWSPTRPLVFAAATGQGLVQIFDLGRRSLRAATTIDQETGGKPVYCLEFNPRQTHLLAAGNGDGTINIWQLSGNLTEQGPRETAQLEQLANEVAD